A portion of the Nyctibius grandis isolate bNycGra1 chromosome 31, bNycGra1.pri, whole genome shotgun sequence genome contains these proteins:
- the LOC137675055 gene encoding semaphorin-4E-like, with protein MGSTAVVLYLVWQLIRETDTSVGNCIPRKTVKYQTGNINTFMKEGLFNVSTLLVNEETDTLFVGGRDAVFALDLNNISREIAREYWLATQERQLECIRRGKDKMRCQNYILFLHKINDSSLYVCGTNAYHPTCDHMVIHGTNIILQGRAEESKGKCPFEPTLKYASVFVDGEFYSATSNNFLGTEPIILRSMRNPVRTEFKTSWLNEPSFVNMEIVHESESNPNGDDDKIYVFFTETAVEFEFYDKLLVSRIARICRGDLGGKHILQRRWTSFLKSRLSCSIPELNFHFNIVQDIFLLRRRKWQDSIFYGIFSQQWGRLDISAVCAYSMKNIQEVFSKGSYKGPVTVDHSPVKWMVYRGEVPVPRPGACIDNFARRIGYNTSADLPDKVLQFVRDHPLMDNSVNPIDNKPVLLKRGSNYTRIVVDRVTGLDKQTHDVMFLGTDDGYLHKAFSCEGEMFIVEELQLFLTPEPVQSLQLSSEKGMLYVGSLSQVVQLPVSACHRYQYCLDCVLARDPYCAWAQAARECVPLAHETARTENLIQSVKYGDASSCLSVENSVRKCLFTLGNNVHLECVPLSNLASVVWKFNGSRLQAEDSKYLLYDGGIAIFNVTMDVAGFYDCLSVEKSKGKEFLITVARYALYAQEKTEEADVIATANEHTEAGAGGFQPSVPPSLVNEAAKQKSVDSQREKLVLKLLGAGFALLFFSLLVWNFYKGHLSLPWKSRETSSKTTGAAGLGSPALATEGSGSEHSGNT; from the exons taccAAA CTGGAAATATAAACACTTTTATGAAAGAAGGATTATTCAATGTTTCCACTCTCCTTGTGAATGAAGAAACCGATACCCTATTTGTTGGAGGCAGAGATGCAGTATTTGCTCTTGACTTGAATAATATTTCTAGAGAAATAGCCAGG GAATACTGGTTGGCTACACAGGAAAGACAACTTGAATGTATTCGTAGAGGAAAGGACAAG atGAGATGCCAGAACTACATCCTCTTCCTCCACAAGATAAATGACTCCAGCCTATACGTTTGTGGAACCAATGCATATCACCCAACTTGTGATCATATG GTTATCCATGGGACGAACATAATCTTGCAAGGAAGAGCTGAAGAGAGCAAAGGAAAGTGTCCATTTGAACCAACTCTAAAGTATGCGTCTGTTTTTGTAG ATGGGGAATTTTATTCGGCtacttcaaataatttcttgGGAACAGAACCTATAATACTTCGCAGTATGAGAAATCCTGTAAGAACAGAGTTTAAAACATCGTGGCTAAATG AACCAAGCTTTGTCAACATGGAAATAGTACATGAAAGTGAATCTAATCCAAATGGAGATGATGATAAAATCTATGTGTTCTTCACCGAAACAGCTGTCGAATTTGAATTCTATGACAAGCTTCTGGTGTCCAGAATAGCCCGCATCTGCAGA GGTGATCTTGGTGGAAAACACATATTGCAGAGAAGATGGACATCATTTTTAAAATCCCGCCTTTCCTGTTCCATTCCAGAATTAAACTTCCATTTCAATATTGTCCAGGACATCTTTTTACTTAGAAGAAGAAAGTGGCAGGACAGCATATTTTATGGAATTTTTTCCCAACAATG ggGAAGATTAGACATATCAGCTGTTTGTGCGTACagtatgaaaaatattcaggaagTCTTCTCCAAAGGAAGCTACAAAGGACCAGTAACTGTAGACCATTCCCCTGTTAAGTGGATGGTATATAGGGGAGAAGTGCCAGTTCCACGTCCTGGTGCT TGCATTGATAATTTTGCACGGAGGATTGGGTATAATACTTCTGCTGACTTGCCTGACAAAGTTTTGCAGTTTGTCAGAGATCACCCTCTAATGGATAACTCTGTGAATCCCATTGATAACAAACCAGTGCTACTGAAGAGAGGTTCAAACTATACCAGGATTGTGGTAGACAGAGTCACTGGCCTAGATAAACAAACCCATGATGTTATGTTTCTAGGAACAG ATGATGGATATTTGCATAAAGCTTTCAGTTGTGAGGGGGAAATGTTCATTGTGGAAGAGCTGCAGCTGTTTCTGACTCCAGAGCCTGTGCAGTCTCTCCAGCTGTCTTCTGAAAAG GGGATGCTCTATGTAGGGTCCCTGTCTCAAGTGGTGCAGCTTCCAGTTTCTGCGTGCCACCGGTACCAGTACTGCTTGGATTGCGTCTTGGCGAGGGATCCGTACTGCGCGTGGGCTCAGGCTGCTCGTGAATGTGTTCCACTGGCACATGAAACTGCTCGTACGGA gaatTTAATTCAAAGTGTGAAATATGGGGATGCTTCCAGCTGCCTTAGTGTAG aaaatagtGTGAGAAAATGTCTCTTTACCCTTGGAAACAACGTTCATCTTGAATGTGTTCCCCTGTCGAATCTGGCAAGCGTAGTGTGGAAGTTTAATGGCAGCAGACTTCAGGCCGAGGACTCTAAGTACCTCCTCTATGATGGAGGAATAGCAATATTTAATGTGACAATGGATGTGGCTGGATTCTATGATTGTCTCTCAGTAGAGAAATCCAAAGGGAAGGAATTCCTTATCACTGTGGCCCGCTATGCCCTTTATGCCcaagaaaagacagaggaagcagatgttattgccacAGCAAATGAGCACACtgaagcaggagctggggggttTCAGCCTTCAGTACCACCTTCTTTAGTGAACGaggcagcaaaacagaaatcagtggacagccaaagagaaaagcttgttttaaaacTCTTGGGGGCTGGGtttgctcttcttttcttttccttgttggTTTGGAACTTTTACAAGGGTCACTTATCTCTGCCTTGGAAGAGCAGAGAAACCAGCTCAAAAACCACTGGTGCAGCTGGCTTGGGAAGTCCAGCGCTGGCTACAGAGGGATCAGGCAGT GAGCACAGCGGGAACACGTAG